AAAAGTACACCGAAGATCAGCTATCCAAACCATGTGAGTTATAGACACGATCATGATCGCTACTAACAACAGCTGCATCAGACACCTTATCTCCCATTAAAATCATAGCTATGGCAGCCCCCAGCGTTTCCAGACTGATATCATCATTCTTCGTCGGCTGCTGATCCGGCAGCTCATGTTTCACAGGTGAATACCCATTCTCCGGCTCCGGAGGAGGATACCCTTGCGGCGGCTTTGACGAATGCCCACCATTTGAATGATACCCATCTGCTGTATTAGGAAAACCCACCGGCGGATAAGACTCCACCGCCGTTGTTTCTGGGTAAGGCGCCGCCATTGAGGGTGGAGCATATGGTGATCCGTACACTGTGTGAATGGGATATGCAGGCACCGGCGAGCATACCTGCGGAGTTGCACCTGGATCTGATCTCTTGCCGAACTTGAAAGAGAAGTTCAACTTGCCTTTGGGCTTCCCAGAGGGCTTTTTAACTTCGTATGTGACATACTTTGCGGGCATGTCGTCGCCGGCGTGGTCGAGGAGCTCCTTGACGGACACGTTGGCTTCGCCGATATCCTTGTCGGCCCGGACATGCCGGCAGCAGCGGAGCTGGAAAATAAGCATGAGATGGTCCAATTGAGCCAGCGATTCATCGATGTTGAATTTCATAGTGAAGTTCCAAGTGGGGTTGGACCCACCGTCTTTGTGCACCGGCGTTTTCTGGAGGCTCTGAGGATCGCCAGAGACGGTGGCCACCACGTACACATCCATCTTGGAGATGTGTTTGACCTTTTTGATACCATTCGCTGAGACCAAGGTTATCTCCAGTGAtctgcacatttttttttcagttttcagATGCAATGATCAAAACCCTAGAAGACTAAAAAGCGATGGAAgccttaaaaaattgaaaatagactTGCTGAGAAAGACCCAAGATTCGTCTTTTGAGGCCACGAGAAGTCATTATTGATTCATTCATcagagaatcagagaagaaaAAGCCAAGCGTATTaaagaaaccaaacaaaaaaaaaaaagtgtcagATCGAAGAGTGTTGCCCATCAGTATGCATTTGATGAAAGACACCGATTCCCATATTTAAAATTCTCAGAGTAGATCTTattgatgaaaacaaataaaaactattcattaaaaattaatttttaagaaccgTGGTGAACCAATAGTCAATGGGCAAACCCAATGGAGTGTAAAGTTGGATGGACTGttccatccattttttttttgtttctttctttttctttacttccAAACCATTTTTTGGTATATATGATGTGTTTTTACTCCCAAATTTGATTTGgtgaaatttcttttaattagaaaatagatatgattgttttgttggattataaaatttaaatcaattttgttgCACTCATGCCAAGTTCATAGGGATTGAATTATGCGATTGTAAGGGTTGAGAaaagctgaaaaaaaaaaattatattaataaaatgatgagTTTACCATTATTGTATatttaacactttttttttgtattaataaagTGACAGATTTAcccttattatatatttaaccctttgatttaagtttttttttttttttttttaagaatgctattattttttaaaagaatacactaacaattgaaaagaaaatgaatgctTCATCattatgacaattttttttccattgattattagatttttttttgtgttgatAGACTTTGTGAATGTAGAAATCTCATTGATCGTTGTACCATACtaaaaatttcttatatttctttattttttagttgattcGATCAACATgagtatttaataattttttattgacattatgaaaattataaaataattgaaaaaaaccTAAGTATCTTCACTTTGGAAATGTTACCAATGGTTTAGCCATTAAGCAATTTAGGGCTTTTTTACCATAAGGTTTTAATTATTGGATGGaccattaaattttatgtttaacaaatgtaattataaaaatgtttttattatgtttaacCTACTCCTTGGTGAGAAATCAGACGAAAGAAGCAATTTCTCCAGTCTAAtatttaagcaaaaaaaaaaaaaaaaaaaaaaaaaaaatagaaatgtaagaaaatagttgtattacatcaaatattagcATATTTCTTTGTTTGGTGAAGTTGAATGAGATATTCAAAATTACATAATTGAAATTTCCCAACCCAAATTTGACATTTCCAAGTTGGGGTGAGCTCAATGCCTTTGAATTGCATTCTTAGGAGATGCTCCATCTTTTCGAGTAAATCCATGTAAAGTGTTGCCCTTCAATGTCTTATTCCTCCTTGATTTAGTAGAATTCTTGTACAACACCATCATGGTCTGTCATGCTACAATCCCTGTAAAGTTACAATTTTGTGTCTCATTCAACTCTTTGCAAGAAGTACTTTGAAACTAAGAGAAGAGAATGCGGATCGATCAGGTGTTCAACCAAGTTGAAGGGTTAGAGAATGGAATACTACATTTACCTTTTTCCTTTGGTGAAACCAGACTGATCAAATTGACATCTGGGAGAAATATGTAGCCAAGATGATTATCTTGTCGCTTCCTGTTACTTGTACCTCTTTCCTGCTCAGATGATTCATCAACACATATATGAGTATTACCATTCATTTGAAAGTGGCATCGGAAATGTCAGAACTTTATAGTAAGCATACTATGAGATTGATATTTGATCCTATTGATAAGTGCGGATATCACTCCCAAGTTtcttttatgtttggtttcaggAAAGTACtaagacaaagaaaaagagaatgcTAGAGaaaattattatctcatatttggttctatcatataaaatactaaagaaaatcaaatataattaaaattagtaaaaaaacttaaatgtgaaacaagttaaaataagtaaatgagtatgaagtagcatataaaaataaattattgacttcaaatttactttttattttccttctacttttcctcttcattttctttcccttaaattttccaagaacaaaacgtagccttagctagcatcaaattttcctctcattaggttttgaaaatgtAGTCCATGCAATAGATAACAGGCATGCTATCCATACCAGGGGGGATGAATACGGATCAAATTCGCAACCTCAAGCTCAACATCACCACAAGTTCTTGAGCTAAAGATGACTGTATTTAGCCTTCTTCGGCATTCCTTCAATATTTGGTAGCTCTCTCCCTGTTGGGAACTCTGCATAAGAAAGAATACAGATTCAATCATCCTCCTATCAGGATCATAACCAGACAACAATAAACATCACTTGAAAATAAGCATCCACAACCAGAAAAATGATACTATTTTGAATAGATTTAGTCAATGATGCAAAACGAcactatttcatatttttatgtaGGTTTAACCTATAATTAATAAAAGCAGTGATGTTTCACACTCTAGATAGAGAAGATACTTCAAGGAGTGATTGATGCAACTCAGAGAATATCAATTCTATCTACACTCGTTATAAACAAATACACATTGTTCTTTCACACTCCTTGATAATGTTTTCTTCTGACAAAATCTAGCAGTTTATCTGTTTCAAGTCATTTTGTGAGAGAAATAAGCACCATTCTGTGAAGTTGAATAGGGGCAAGTTGGAGGTTGAAAGACAGCAATTTgttcaaaattataaaacaatttaacaTTACTTTCAATCACTGCCAAAATTAATATCAATGGTCATTAGAAGGCATTCTTCCTTGAAGATGTTTCCAAACATGCCCTTGCATGCTGCCAAATGACACTGAAATCAGTACAACTATTGTCATGTACCTCCTgatattgaatattttatatgtataatCTCCAAGGAAATTATTTCATACAGAATATCTGCAGATGTCATCCTTGCAAGTAAAAAATGGTGCTAATGTTCAAAACTACCAAATAAAGTAACATGCAATCGAACTCTAAATTTACAAGCGTCTAGCAACAATAAATTGCCCGTTAATTCACAAGTCAGTGATTACTTTAAAAGAACTTACTCACTTATTCCACTAATATGCCACCACCAATAATTGATGGCTGAATGAGCAAGATTTTGTGAATCATTCACATCAACTTAATCTCAatgcaaaaatatataaaatgaccTCTTCATTTTCAACCAAAGAGCAATTGCAAACAGTCAGCTTCGCCTCAAAGAACCGTGACAGGATTTTCACATCAATGCAGCTTGCTTCATCTGAAAACAAGGTTATAGAGGAGTTAAAGAAAAAGGAGTAATGGATGCAAAAATATGCCAAAAACACACCCCATCTCATAAGACCTTTGTCAATGCATGTTAGTTTCTATGTGTAAACAAGCTTCAAACTATGCTTAGGACAAAACTTTGAGGAAAAAATAGATCATTTTAAGTCTTTTACAATTTGGACTAGCTCCTATTTGTAACTTCTTCAAGAAATTCATGTCTCTTTCCTTTTCACTCTGCATTACTCGCTGCAACTTTCCAAACAACCCAGTGCTGCAAAGTACAAAAGCATGAGTTGTAAGAACATATCTCTCACATGGAATTTGTAATTACTAAGTAGACATAACTATAAAAATGGATACCTAGCCATGTCACTCACCCCGATGGTTTAGGCACCACAAAAAGGGAAGCCTCATCATTTACAGAGGCTGCACCTAGAGCATCATGAAATCTATCTGCCATAGTTTTTCTTTCAGCTTCTGAGACATTAAGCCTTGTAGTTTGCATATTGGCCTGGCATTGGAGTTTGAAAGTTGTCCAAGTATAATAACTAGTACACAGCACATGATATTAACAAAAAGACACGATCAAAGAACCATCACACCAAATAGGTACCTCATCATCAGTCGATGGTCCACTAGCCATAGGCTCATCTGGGTCTTCATTTTGCATGGTTCTATCTTCTGATGtggaaatatttttcttaataacaaGCTGTACCCTTCTGCCTTTTCTTCTACAACACTGGAgcaaaaaccaaatcaaatttgCACTAGAGAACTGTAAAACCAAAAAGTTATAGGTCAAAGAAGAAAGTGAACCATTTTAGATTTCCCTCCCAGCAGCCCATTTTTTTCCTGGAGGTCATTTAGAAGCTCAGCCACTGAATACTTGCTACAACCATGTCCAACTGTTCGGTCACCTTGCACTGCATGAATCTCAGTCTCCTTTAACTTTTCTCCATGAAAATCATCCACAAACTCAGCTATTGCACCTTCCATGGTTTTATGTTCAATAGCTTCTAGTCCTTCAGGCACCTGATCAACCTCGGATGACCTGCTGCCTTTTTCATTAGTAATAAAAGGCCCAAATGAATCTTCCTTATTCGACTGAAAGCGGAACGAAAATTTGGGCTTGGCTTTAGTTTTGCCACCTGAAGCGGTAATTATGAAATTCAGGAGTGGAATAAAAAAGATACATCAGTGTCAAGCATCCACCAAGAAATGAGAAAGTACCTTTAGAGAATTTGTTTCCCCTGGAATAGGACACATGGGATGATGAACACCCAGCATTTTCATTTAAGTGAACTAGTTCCTCAGTTTCTTTAGTTACTGCAGACCATGTGTCTCCATCTTGCTTTTCACTTCCAAATTTGTGAAGATCAactttcttgaaatttttagcCCCAGAGTTGAGGGGAAAAGTTGAGAATTTGTTTCCCTTTACCAACAAAACACAATTTCTTGCAATAAGAACAGAGCATTGTAATAAAGACAAAGCCTGCATGACAGGAAGATAAAATAGGCATGTACCATCTCAACTTACTGAGTACCTCATCATCATAGATCCTCTCTTCCTCTGAGTCGCATTTAGATCCCTTCCTTGGAGAGAGGATCAAGTGACCCccatcatcatcttcaaaaGAGAAACCTGTTTGCTTCTGATCAAATTTATGAATGTCAAAGGGCAATCTTTTGATTACTAAAGAGATTTTGAACATCTCATGGGAATTGAATTGTTCTATTATAATTAATCAtatcatttttcaaagaaagCCATCAATTTAAGTGGATCCTTCATCATAAAATGGCAGTCATCATCACAGATGCTGATAGGGAATTCTTGGCACTGACATATCCTATAATCTTAAAACTATTCTATAACATATCACATTGCAATAGTTCCATTTTCTTTATGGCCCAATTCTGAGTAATAGAGTTCTCCCTTCAAATTCTACACACAGCACAGCTGTTACCATTCAATTCCCATGGAAAGTCCATCTCAACCTTCAGcgcaaaacaagaaaacaacaaGTCAATCGGGTTAACATGCCTCATGTGACAAATTTGCTGTTTTCCTTCCGTGATCCGCTTCATATGTACCTGCACAAGGAACGTACTAGAATCCTGAAAACCCAATTCCATAACCAATAATCGAACAGAATCATGGCTTGTTGCTTCAACAAGGCATATGTTTAACACGAACCGGACAAGTAGTATATGCTTCTTGAAGGTACAATGAGTTCAAGCTCAGAATTAACAGAATACCTATGAGCAACTCAAGCTGTGATTGAATTTGAAATCCCTCCTATCAGAGTATGACAACAATTAGAATATGTCAAACCAATATGTACTCGTGTTGAAAAAACATGAGTAGAAATCCAACTACGGTAGACTAACATCGAAGTGAAATGTAATGATTTGTGAGAGTAGAGCATAAACCTTCTTCTCAGTAGCTCCACCTAATGACATACAATTCTCAGGCCAATCTTCTTCTTctgagaaaaagaaatcaacatTGTTTAATGcttgttttctttcaaaattcatagtCGAATATATACATTACTGCAAGCAATTCCACCTGATATGCTTTGATCAGAATCTGGATTTTCCTGCATGATTTCAGGGCAGAGGATTAATGTGGACAGAAGATTTTcgaaaaaatgggaaaatctAGGAAGAGATTGAAATTTGTAAGTGAATTTACCGGAAACATTTCGATGGATAAACCCTTGACTTAAACCCTTTTCCCCTCCGATTTTTCTCGAGGAGGAGCTCTGAGAAAATGCGAGAGAATACCCAAGGCCTTCTTGGGATGTGCTGGGCCGTATAGGCCCTTCTTTTTGTGGCCCAAAACCACccttcatttaaaaataaataaataaataattttttttatttcaaaattaagcCCAGTTCGTATATGTAACTTAAATCTTGAACCAAGCTGCTTTAAAATTAAGACATTTTAAAGCTGTTTGACTTtacctattttaaaataaattttccctgataaaaattttaattttaattttctcttaataggaaagtcctttttttttctctgacTTTACCTATTTTGtacaaaagttttattttaaaaataaaaaactagcaAGTGTATCCCATTGGATActtaaattttatacatttgactgaaaaataaaattgctataaattaaaaaaattatccaagaaataaaagaatgtaattaatataaatttatctttttttgtcattttctttattttttaaagaaattttaatatgaaaatttctaaaaaaaaaatttaacaaaataaaaattagctaatttggataaaaagtaaatctaaaaaaaaaatcataattttctaaaattgaaaacaattttctaaaatttatatatatatatatatatatatatatatatatatatatatatatatgtgtgtgtgtatacacacattttaatccaaaattcaaatatcaagTAATTACTAATCAATAGAATTTAACATCAAAAACTTTTTGTTAAACATAATTAGTAATCTTAATTATCATCGGATTTTTTAAGTTATCACATCATTCgtcattataattattttattttattttataatggattagttaagaaaatttatgttgttcaatagatttttaaaaatttatatgattctaaaatgatttttttgaaaaaaaaattataatctagtttatagtaaaaataattttaaaaaattaattaagaaagaGTTGTAATATTTAGACAGCAACTTAGCGTGCCATACACAAAACCGATTTGAAAGTTGTGGGCCGTCCTTTCTAGTGGGCTTCATGCTTCGGCCCACTACAACCGCACTACCTTGGAACTATCAAATCAATATCACCACAATAATACAAGGCTTACGCGGTACGCTACCACCATAAATTACTTCACCACAAGAACCAATCCAAACCGTTGAATTCTCTCCCAATTCCAAATCACGAAACGTGTCAAAAGGAGAAACACGAATGTATTATAAGACAAACAGTACTGGATCCATACAATCTTTACCAAACCCGCgcatttttgaatttttcactatttttaattCCCGAAATTCCaaaatcttcataatttttttccgtGGCGCAGTTATATACAGAGAGTTTTAGAGAGAGGAGACAGAGAGCTCTCTGTCGTTGAAGAGAAAAACGCAGAGAGAAGCTGTAGGAGGAGGAGACACAAGAACGAAATGAAGGGTACCCTAGCAAGGCATTTGACGGTTCAGCTAGGTCAAGTCTCTCGCTCCCAGAACCTTCTGGAATCGGAATCCACCGTCGACAACATCGACGCTGATGTCGACGACAAAGATTTCATTCTCAGCCAAGACTTCTTCTGGTAAATTTCACGTTTTTGAATGGCGTATTTTGATTGGAGACTTGCAAgctcaatttgattattattatgatgattACTTTTGTATCTGTGCAAAACTCACTGAACTCGGGGATAATTTGCTTATGTTTTACTTTATAGTGCTAAAGATTGAAAAGGGTAATTTAGCTATGTTCTGCTATAAATCAACAAATGGATTTATTTATGAGCTGATGAAGAATAGAGTGGATTGTATCATTCCGATATTGCTTTCTGTCTTATGGGTTGATTTTTGGTGAATGCAGCACTCCTGACTACATCACTCCTGATggtcaaaatattttgaatggtCTGGATTGCAacaaggtgatttttttttttttttttgaggctTTGGTGATTATGTGTAGTATGATTTATGATAAGAGAATTAACACTTCTTGCCTTTGCTTTGAAAGGATAACATCCCGTGCCCCAAGTCTCCGGAGAAGCTAAAGACTTTAAGAATCAAAAGGAAGAGACAGGGTAAGATTGGTTATTGTTACAGTCAGTTTGAGTTGTGATATTTTCTGATGATATTGCTAGAATTACTATTTGGATGATGATTAGGGAGCACACTAGACTGTCTCTTTTTTTTGGAATCACAATCTCTTTTGACTTTGATTCAAGTTAATGTATAGTGCGGCAGCCATGAGTAGCAACTGTGGCCAGATGGTCTACATATATCATCTTCAGATGACCCTGATGTTAATTTCTCTAATTCAAACTTCTTTGTCTTCAAATAGAAGATACCCTGATTTGAACTTTACATAAACTAACGAATTATGCACTCGATTAAATTTATGACCAGGGTTCAACGAGATATATAGATGATGGGTCACAGCAATATTGTAGTAATTATACTTGGAAATCCATAATCCCAACTAGAAAGTAAATTAATtgggaaattaaaattaatgatgtgAATACTGTATCTTGCAATTGGAGGTAGGCATTATGTTTGTGTTTTACATATCTCAGAGCAGTGATAGATTTCCCTACAAAATTTTCTCACCTCTTGCATTCTACTTTCTAttggtttgtttggttgttcCTTAAACTTTCTATGTAATTTATGGCCTTTATTTGCAACTgagtttcaattaatttttgcaGATGATACCTTACTAGATTCTCCCAATTCCACCTTGTTTGATCAACCAATATTGGAGCTAGAAAAAGACACTTTTGGTACGGATGAAGTAAAGGTGGAGAAAGCAATAGTAACTGGATCACAAAAGAATCAAAGTTATGTTTCACAATCTGCAGTTGCCTTACGGTGTCGGGTTATGCCCCCTCCTTGCTTAAAGAACCCATATCTGAAGAATGCTTCTGAAATTGACATAGATCCTTTTGGAAATCGAAGATCAAAATATTCAGGTATATATTTGTCTTCTTTCTGAAAGCAAGTTGAATTGATGGATCCAATCTAAAAGATTGTGGGTGAGGTACACTAGAAGTGCTTCTGTATATCTCATGCCTTATTGCAATGTACCAAATCATATGAtcctatattttatttatctgcTAAGGGTAAGCATTACTATCACAAAGTTAAGAAAGTTTTAGAGCCATAGTATTATCTTCTTATCATCTGATATCTCCGGGaacttctcttttctttttctttaacttaGTTGGGGGTTGGGTGGGGTTACTGCTGATTATCAGAGTGTCTGTTCTGGTTTCAATTTTATATCTTGGGTTTTAATTGAATAAAGCTGCGATCTACAGGTTTTTTCCCTGCACTTATTGGTGGAGATGGCCTTTCCCGATATCACACTGATTTCCATGAGATTGAGGTATCTAACCAAACCCAAGTGCTTATATACTTCAGTGGAAGTATTAGTTTTTTATAGTATTCACTCTCTATATTGTCATTTTTCCCCAGCAAATTGGTGATGGGAACTTCAGTCGTGTTTTCAAGGTTCTGAAGAGAATTGATGGTTGCATGTATGCAGTGAAACATAGCACAAGACCATTGCATCAAGACACAGAAAGGTAGCTTCTTCATGCTTCTTGGTATTTGTAGTATTTGTCTGAGCAGCTTGCTTATGCAATAATACCTGCAGGAGGAAAGCTTTGATGGAAGTTCAAGCTTTGGCAGTTTTAGGTTTGTATGGAATCTTTCATAAGTTTTACACCTCTACAATATCTTCTCCACAAATTTGGCTTTGTTTATTTCCTAACCAGAATCATTGTTTTGCCTTCATAGGATCTCATGAAAACATTGTAGGTTACTACACTTCATGGTTTGAAAATGAGAAACTCTATATTCAAATGGAGCTTTGTGATCACAGCTTATCCATCAAGAGATCTTCCCACTTGTTCGCAGAAAGGGAAGTCCTGGAAGCTATGCATCAggttgatatattttttttcaagcatATGTATGTGACTCTCATGTTAGAAAAATGAGTCCATATGATATGGTGCAACATATGGTACATGTAGTGAACAGATAATAAGAATGACCTATAGAAGAGAGTGTGCCAAGAGTCAACTTAAGAGGATGATTTTGGACAACTGCTACCTAACGTAGCAGAACAAAACCAAAAGCCCAAAATCAACTGTCTGTTCTGATTTCTTTTATGGCAAAGACGTAATGTGCCAGAATATACTTATTTCATATGTAGAGCACCTATAGATGTTTTGAGTACTCAATCAACAATTTTCCTACCCTTCTCTTAGACTCTCCTTAACTTGTTTCCTGATAAATCGTATCTTGTGGTTTACCATGGCATTTAAATGTCCATTAGGACCTTAGTTTTAAGTTATTGTTAACATCTTTTCACTTGAACTTTGTCTACAGATTGCCAAGGCCTTGCAATTTACACATGAGAAAGGAATAGCTCACCTAGATGTAAAACCTGATAACATTTATGTCAAAGATGGTGTTTACAAACTTGGTGATTTTGGTTGTGCAACACTTCTTGATGGAAGCCTTCCTATCGATGAAGGTGATGCACGTTATATGCCACAAGAAATCTTGAATGACAACTACGACCATCTTGACAAGGTTGACATGTTCTCCTTGGGAGCTGCTATCTATGAACTTATTAGAGGCTCACATTTGCCTGAATCAGGATATCATTTTTTGAATCTTAGAGAGGGAAAACTGCCACTTCTTCCTGGCTATTCTTTGCAATTCCAGAACTTACTCAAGGTACCAAACACGATTGACTTATTAAATGTTGcctaaccattttttttaaagaaaggaAATGTTTCCATATTTCACATTTGTTGTGTCTGGAAGGCAGCTCAGGTGAGgaataaatgatttgatttgatttaatctTATTCATCTCATATTATGTGAATTATCTAGATTAAGTTTTGGCATAGGGTGCATTCAGATTAAAATATATGGGTGCATGAGTTCTACTGGCCAATATATTTCTACagttctctttctttcttttaagtTCCAAATCTTGCAATTCTGGATTCTTATGTTGGTCAATGTGACTTTCTACTTCTTTTCAGACTAAATAGTActaaattatcaatataatcTGATTTGTGTGATTTGCAACAATAATTGGGGAATAGACATCTATGATAAATATggtctgaaaaaaaaaatccattatttATGGGAATTGGAAACATTCTACCTTGTACTAGCTTCTAAGCACACCTGTAATGACTTGAACCAGTTATAACCTGTgagtaataaaaaatgaagcagGTACCACACTTTCActatagaaattaaaagaaaatttatctGTGTCTGTAACTCCATTTCTTTACACCTATAAGAAATGAAGTTGGTGACTGGATATCATTCCAGTGGTGGTTAGAATTCTTTCTTGAATTGCCTGCAGAGACTCCCTTATATCAAAAGATAACTTTTactgtcatttcattattttctttttatactaTTTTGAAGCCACTAGTTAAGATGATCTTGCACTATATGGTTGATTTATCTAATGGATTGATAATCCTCCCAGGCAATGCTGGATC
Above is a genomic segment from Vitis riparia cultivar Riparia Gloire de Montpellier isolate 1030 chromosome 7, EGFV_Vit.rip_1.0, whole genome shotgun sequence containing:
- the LOC117918938 gene encoding protein SRC2-like, with product MCRSLEITLVSANGIKKVKHISKMDVYVVATVSGDPQSLQKTPVHKDGGSNPTWNFTMKFNIDESLAQLDHLMLIFQLRCCRHVRADKDIGEANVSVKELLDHAGDDMPAKYVTYEVKKPSGKPKGKLNFSFKFGKRSDPGATPQVCSPVPAYPIHTVYGSPYAPPSMAAPYPETTAVESYPPVGFPNTADGYHSNGGHSSKPPQGYPPPEPENGYSPVKHELPDQQPTKNDDISLETLGAAIAMILMGDKVSDAAVVSSDHDRVYNSHGLDS
- the LOC117917557 gene encoding uncharacterized protein LOC117917557 isoform X1: MNFERKQALNNVDFFFSEEEDWPENCMSLGGATEKKEGFQIQSQLELLIGTYEADHGRKTANLSHEKQTGFSFEDDDGGHLILSPRKGSKCDSEEERIYDDEGNKFSTFPLNSGAKNFKKVDLHKFGSEKQDGDTWSAVTKETEELVHLNENAGCSSSHVSYSRGNKFSKGGKTKAKPKFSFRFQSNKEDSFGPFITNEKGSRSSEVDQVPEGLEAIEHKTMEGAIAEFVDDFHGEKLKETEIHAVQGDRTVGHGCSKYSVAELLNDLQEKNGLLGGKSKMCCRRKGRRVQLVIKKNISTSEDRTMQNEDPDEPMASGPSTDDEANMQTTRLNVSEAERKTMADRFHDALGAASVNDEASLFVVPKPSGTGLFGKLQRVMQSEKERDMNFLKKLQIGASPNYEASCIDVKILSRFFEAKLTVCNCSLVENEESSQQGESYQILKECRRRLNTVIFSSRTCGDVELEVANLIRIHPPWKEVQVTGSDKIIILATYFSQMSI
- the LOC117917557 gene encoding uncharacterized protein LOC117917557 isoform X2, whose amino-acid sequence is MFPENPDSDQSISEEEDWPENCMSLGGATEKKEGFQIQSQLELLIGTYEADHGRKTANLSHEKQTGFSFEDDDGGHLILSPRKGSKCDSEEERIYDDEGNKFSTFPLNSGAKNFKKVDLHKFGSEKQDGDTWSAVTKETEELVHLNENAGCSSSHVSYSRGNKFSKGGKTKAKPKFSFRFQSNKEDSFGPFITNEKGSRSSEVDQVPEGLEAIEHKTMEGAIAEFVDDFHGEKLKETEIHAVQGDRTVGHGCSKYSVAELLNDLQEKNGLLGGKSKMCCRRKGRRVQLVIKKNISTSEDRTMQNEDPDEPMASGPSTDDEANMQTTRLNVSEAERKTMADRFHDALGAASVNDEASLFVVPKPSGTGLFGKLQRVMQSEKERDMNFLKKLQIGASPNYEASCIDVKILSRFFEAKLTVCNCSLVENEESSQQGESYQILKECRRRLNTVIFSSRTCGDVELEVANLIRIHPPWKEVQVTGSDKIIILATYFSQMSI
- the LOC117917841 gene encoding wee1-like protein kinase — protein: MKGTLARHLTVQLGQVSRSQNLLESESTVDNIDADVDDKDFILSQDFFCTPDYITPDGQNILNGLDCNKDNIPCPKSPEKLKTLRIKRKRQDDTLLDSPNSTLFDQPILELEKDTFGTDEVKVEKAIVTGSQKNQSYVSQSAVALRCRVMPPPCLKNPYLKNASEIDIDPFGNRRSKYSGFFPALIGGDGLSRYHTDFHEIEQIGDGNFSRVFKVLKRIDGCMYAVKHSTRPLHQDTERRKALMEVQALAVLGSHENIVGYYTSWFENEKLYIQMELCDHSLSIKRSSHLFAEREVLEAMHQIAKALQFTHEKGIAHLDVKPDNIYVKDGVYKLGDFGCATLLDGSLPIDEGDARYMPQEILNDNYDHLDKVDMFSLGAAIYELIRGSHLPESGYHFLNLREGKLPLLPGYSLQFQNLLKAMLDPDPVQRPSAKELVENPIFDRLQRNAKTK